The genome window CTGCAGACTGCACACATTTTAAGAGTAAACCTGTACACATTGGTGGAAGACCACTCttatacttaagtaaaagtagtaataccacagtgtaataATACTCTGttgcaagtaaaagtcttgAATTCAAAAACttacataagtaaaagtacatagCATCAGTattaaaatacacttaaagcaacaaaagtactcattgtgtAGAATGGTCCGTTTCAGAATCATATACACAACATAACTGGATTATAATTGGTGATccattaatgtgtaagcatcAGAAAATGCTAATAttgagcttgtttttttatactGCTGAGTAGCTTAATCCATATCAATACTTCATAATGATAATTGATAGTAattgatttatattttatattaatacTCTGAATCTTTAAAGTACCTTGTAATCACTGTGTCAAATAAATCTAGTGGAGTACAATGCACAACACTGGCTTTCAAAATGTAATGgaatacatacagtattacaTAGCACAAAATGGAGTTACTAaagtcaagtacaagtacctcaaaattgtacttaagtacctgagtaaatgtacctggttacattccaccactgcctttACCTTTATCTTTATATCTGTGAAGCAGCGCCTGACTCCTGCTCCtttccagctccagctcttgTTTGCAAGCGTCAAGCTCAGCTTTGAGCAGTGAGTCAGAGTCCTTCTGTTAAAAAACATGAAGTTAAATAACTTGTTTATATCTGCTGCATCTTTAACTTTAGATCATgtcagtgcacaaacactgagacgAATAATGCTCAGGCACGCGTTTTTCAGGGATACGCTACCTTGGCTCTGGTCAGCACTGTCTCCATATTagctttgtgctgcagctgattctCAGTTTCTTCTCTGTGTGGGAAAATGTGTGTTATCAAACAAGAAGTGTGTGACTTAAACAGCAATTAATTGGCAGAAATGTTAATTTATTAAATTGACTCACTTGTCTTTCTGGCCCTCTTTCTTGAGTTTTTCAGTCTCAGTTGCCACATGTGCAGCTTCTGCTTGGagctgaaattaaataaatttgacACTTAGATTCATGTAGATGCACAGCTGTATTCTAAAGGTATTCATAACTGCTAAAGGGAGCATTAAAGGGATAGTCCCACTTCATTTCTGGAGTTCTTTTTCAGCTCCTCGAGCTCCTCTTGTGTGGACTGCAGGGTCAAAGCCACCGTTTGCCATTTCTCAGTCCAGTGTCTGACCACAGCTTGTAGTTCCTCTGTGTTCTGAACTCTCGCTGCATCCTGTTTGTGatgctcttcctcctgcaggtggagcttctcctccttctccaagACCTCTGCCTCCAAACACAGGCACCGGTCCTGCAGTTTCAGTTGTTCTAATTCCAAAACTTCCAAAGATCCCCTGGAAAATTAGCTTGAGGGTTTCAGTAAAAAGAGGGTAATTGCACTAAAAGCCAAAAGTTAATCTTCAAATATCAAAGGAAAGTGTTTGATCACATCTCACCTGAGCTGGCagcattttgctttcatttctgttAGCTCCTCCTGTCGACCCTCATTAACTTTATGcagttcttctttttctctgatcAGCTGAGAGCATTCTGCCTCCAGATCTGTGATGTGTTTGGCGGTGATGATCTGCTCTGCCgtcatctcctccagctgagaCTGTGATGTGTTCAGTTTCTGCTTAATCACGTCAAGCTCACATGTCAGCTTTTCATTTACCTGAGAGACGCAACAGGGAGCATTTAATAAAGAAAACCAGGAAAAATGAAGCTTAACAAAAAGATAAAGCTTTCGACCTCTCTGAGAGCCTTTGACTCTTCCTTCATCAGAACAGTTTCCTGATCCTGTTTGTCATTATGTGACTCTGTGTCAGTCTGAGTGGCAAACACCTCACAAGACTCTGAATGTTGTTGGTCCCTCTTCGGCTGCAGCTCCAGGACCTGGACCCTCTGCTGCAGATCTGCTTCCTCCTATACATCGCACACGTACAACACATGTGATAATTTGATCTCAGCTGCCTCAGATATTGTAATTAAAGATCATATGTGATACCTGGATCAAGTGATCTTTGTCAGACAGAGGTCCTGTCAGTTTGGCCTTCAGTTCTTTTATATCATCCTCCAGCTTCAGCACTTGAGTCGACAAGATGGCTTTTTCCTGAGAAGAATTAAAGACCATTTTCAAGGTGTGATTGTGAAATTTTATAACCGAGGTTAAAGATCATTTTgaatgagagacagaccagGCATGCTTGGCTGATCTTGTTGTTTGCTTCACTCAGCTGTTCTTGCACTTCAGAGTGATTCTGTCTTGCTTGGCAAAGTCTCTGGTTCATCTCCTCTATTTGAGTCAACAGCGCCCTCTGTGTCTGGgtacacagaaaaagaaaacacacacagcctaaaTGTACAAATATGGAAGGGAAAGAATGTCATTACAACAGATACTAATTTCATATAAAAAGGATCAGCATTAAATTTTGGCTTTCCCCTCATATATCTTCAAACCGACCTCTGTAGAAGTCTGGAGTTTCTGGAGTGCCTGGTTTCGCTCTTCTTCTTGTGTCTTTGCCTTTGCCTCAGCATCTCTCAGAGCCTCTCTCACCTTATACAGTTCTGTGTGAACCTTCTGCCTCTCCTGAATCAAAGCCATGTGTAAAAGCAAAGTTTggcaaacagaaatacagaataGCACATAATTTAGAACGCATATTCCTTTCAACAATACATAAAGCTTACACACCTGTCTGTTAAAGTCTTCTTGACTCACTGGTAATGTTCTGGCAGGTGAGCCGGGACTTCTTTCGGTTCGTTGATCGTCGCTTCCTTGGTCCAAAGCAGACCTCATTTGCAACAGGTCCTTCTCCAGCTGTAGGACCCTTGTGAGTGAATTTCACATGAGGAATTTCAATCTTTTCTAAAGCCATTCAGATTTTCCGTTCCACAACTATTGCTGCACTTACTTGTCATGAAGCTCTCCACGTTGCCGGCTCTTTTCAAACTGGGTTAATTCAGctgcctccttctcctgctcaaGAGCGCTCATCCtttctgacagctgctgtgaaacacaTCAAGATAACAGGATGCTGTGTGCAACACATACCGAACACCTGTCTGAACCAGAACAACTATAAAACCACTGCAGTCAACCAAACAACCAGTGGTAAGAAtggaagaaaatgcaaaagaagGAGATCTTGCAATTTGTTTCCATGGACATTTAAATCTTTGCTTACTTTATGTTTCATGTCTAGCAGTTGTGCAGTATTAATGTTGTAGCTCAGCTGTGCATTTCTGGTCATCAGTCGGTCCAGCTGAGTGTCCAGACGCTCATGAGCACCCTGCAGCCATTGCCCCACTTCTGCTTGTCTACTTGTACCTCTGGCAGCCCTTAATTCAGACCctggagatggagggaagcaTCGTGTAGGACCCTCAGGCGCCAGATGACACATTGACTGCCACTTCCTCAAACCTGGGTCATTCTGTCTGAAGCCACCGGTGCTCCCAGATGTGCTGGAATACACACAGTATGTCAGCCAGAATTTATTACACCATCCTGACTTGAAAATCAACACTACTGCGTATCTGTCCCTTAACTTAATTCTCTAAATGTTTTCCTCACCTTGTGCTAACTTTGGACAGAAATTCTGCCCCGGAGACAGATGCCATACCACACCATGCTGAGgtctgagaaagaaaaacacacatttttaaatgttatgttGCTGTTATACCACAAGTTAAGATCTTTGGATCTTACCTGGGCTGTAAAGCGAGATTTGGTGTCCCACATGTCCAGGTCCGTTAGGGCAAATGGACTTGAACTTCTGTATGAGGGTCTAAACATCGTGGAGTGTCTTCCTAGATCCAAGCTATGACTTCCTTTTGTGTGGGAGAGACTACAGCCCTCATCGCCCCACATGTACGCCCAGGCAACGGGGAAAGATTTTCACACAAAGGTGGCAGTCTGAGGTCTGTGACTATTCTTGGATCATGTGTCTTGGTATTTCCACAGCTTGCTTGATGGAACAACTCGTTTTAAGCCCACATGACtcttacagtgtgtttgtgatctACAGAATCATTTATTCTTATTCTAAATCTGCTACTGACACCCTATATTCTATATCTTAATACAAATGTGTCTGGTCACATGTAGAAAAATATGATCGATaagaaaagacacataacatgtgTTGATTTAATAGCTGGAGTCTGCACAAAATGGCACTTCCTCTTACAGTACCTTGCTGCAGAAATCCTCCTGTCCAATGACAATGCTCACTTGATCTGCTCCTAAGCCTGACACAGCTTTGATTGCAAGCTGTTCAGTCGTCCTTGAACTGAGTATCCATGGCAACCTATGTACACAGGACGCAGTGGGGTGGGTGTGTCATGTGCTAACACTTCTGGGATAGTCTCCACATGATCTCACTCTCAGACAATGATCATAATAGGCATATCTTACTTCTGATTAATTACTTATGACAGTGAATGTTTCAGGATGGATTGTGATTGCCTTTGGgcacaacacagagaaaaaatgatttaaaagtATAATCCTAGATGGGTGTATTTTTTTGAAGGATTTTATTTTAGCTCCAGGAATGACCAAGCATGTGGTGAATTGTCAGATAGTATCATGGCTATATAAGCACACTAATACTCGACAGCTCAGTGTGAAATATTGCACGTTGCTGCCTAATTCCCGTTGATTCTTTGCATGTGACAGTCAGACCAAATATTTAGCTCTATCTTTCAAAGATACCGCACATCCCAATTTACACTCAAATTGTCATAAGCGATATATATGACTCAGaataaacaattaaacaaaacaaaaatataccAAAACATTGCTCTTTGGGAACTACCAGAAATCGCAATATGTCGGATTATACCCACTCACAGTACAAATAGGTACTTTTCACGGTTgaactcttattttgaaatctgtttttttatatatcgGAAGCCGGAAGTCGTCCTCCAGAAGCTAGCAGCAGCAATAGCGTTTGGCTATTCAAGAAGCTTTTGAGCTAACAGTTTAAGGGAACATCAGTTTTCCTTTCAGCGCTAAACGAGACACTTCGTTCATCGGTGTCGTTGAGGAGTGTGCTTCGAGTGTGCTTAATTCCGGAAAGGTACAACACTTCGACCCCAAGTCTTTAGTCAAATAACAGCGTTTGCGTCTTGAGATTACCGCTAAAAAGCAGCTAGGTAACAGGCCGATGCTAACGTTACTCAGTTAGCAACTGTTCGCTAACACCAAGCAATTAGCATGTTTAACGtcctacttaaaaaaaaaaacttattgaCTTAACATAAAGTATTTGGTTATATATGAGATTTGTTCTCTATCGTTTAACGTTAAATTAAAACGGGGGTTCTTTATCAGTGTGCAGTCATGGCTGCGGATTGGCTGGGTAGTTTGGTCTCAATTAACTGTGGACCAACACTGGGAGTCTATCAAGGAGAAGTGGTATCTGTGGACCAGTCCAGCCAAACCATCTCCTTAAGACAACCTTTCCATAATGGAGTCAAGTGCCCTGTTCCCGAGGTCACATTCAGGTAAAGCTCAGCCTTGAATTGTTTGCTCTCTGGCTGTTTTTCTCAGATTGGTTTGTGTGTCTTCTTGTTACTAAATGCAGtaatttgtctctttttatctTCAGTGCCATTGACATAAAGGAACTAAAGATTTTAGATATTAGAAATGGCAATGCTAGGAACAGCTCTTCTGCATCTACAAAGGTGAGTAGTGCTCCAGTTGCAGTCCCAAAGGGTGACCCCAGGCCTGTGGAGAAACTAAACTCTCCTCAGCACTGCTCTAAAAGCTATGGAGACCGTCATCTGGATGTACCCGGCCAGCCAAAAGGATTCCGGCGAAGACACAACTCCTGTAAGTGCAGTGTAGGATACACCAAtctgccaaaacaaaaaaacagtttagaTTGTTGCTGTGTTGAGATTTATGATGTGTTTTCCCCATCAGGGTCATCTAGTAGTCGAGGGGCTAACCAAGTGACACCAAAAAAGAATGGGGTGAAGAATGGTCAGATGAAGCACAGAGACGATGAATGTTTTGGAGATGGCATGGATGACGGGCTGGATACAGACTTTGATTTTGAAGGAAACTTGGCCCTTTTTGACAAAGCGGCAGTTTTCTCAGAAATCGACATATCGGAGCGCCGTAACGGTGCAAGGTCACGTGGGACACCTCAAGAGCAGACGCCTTCACGGTACCGCCATGATGAAAACATCCTGGAGGCCAAACCTATTGTGTACAGACAGATTACTGTACCGCAGCCAGGGGCCAAAGAGTACTGCACTGGTGAGTGTTTCACATTGTAATGAAGCAAATGGTAGTGAGGGTAAGTGATCTGAAGTGAAATCTTACATACTTGTGTCCTTTTCTCCCTACAGACTCTGGACTTGTTGTACCCAGTATATCGTATGAATTACACAAGCGTCTGTTATCAGTCGCTGAGCGTCATGGTCTCTCACAGGAGCGAAGACTAGAGATGACTGGAGTGTGTGCCAGTCAGATGGCACTTACTTTGCTGGGTGGGCCCAACAGGTAAGAGTGTAGTCATGGATtgtaaacacagatgaaaacCAACCGGTGTAAAGTGGTTATTGTTGTTAGCGAGTTACATCATCAACTGTGACAAAATTCAAAATGATGTGTCATATGAGTCTGTCAGGTATATATATTGATAATGATTATTTGATAATCAGAAAAGAAGTGGAATGAAATAAGACTTCACAATATTGAGCAGAATTTTAAAGATATATTGGACTATTTCACAATTAGATGGTTATATACTATATGCTTAAACTATATTCTGATTATGTTACACTTTGGGTCTCCATGAAGTGTAATGGTAGACATAATTCACACttcacaatgtgaaaatgtagaaaataatatttttgtcatttattttgaaaactgtaaACATTTAACAGTTGTTTAGTGGTCATAATTCTTACTGTAGCAGTTAATGCATTGAAATACTGATATATTGTCAATAAGAAAAGACAAGTAATGGAAATCTCAGTAATTCCTGCATCATGGCACTCATTTAGACAAGGCAGGCACAATGGACTGATTAAAATGCACATGTGAAGGCACATTATAGCACTTTGCTCAAATGGTCCTATATCCTCTATGGCTGAGTATGGTCTCTTATCCACTGAGATCCACCCTGTTGTAAATGACGTCTTTGAAGTGTTTCCACGGACATACCTGAGTTCAGTTGAACAGTGTCGACATACAGTTGACATAaatctttgtccattttttgcTGTAATCAGCCTGGAAACCATAATGCTCCCATACATTGGTTTTGAATGTCATGGCAGGATCCTCCAGCTCTGGTCTTACATTTGTAATTGCCATTCAAATGGCATTGATGTATGGTGAGCTTGACTATCCTGGCTAACCATGTCAAGCTGAGTAGCGTGCTGCAGCACATAGATAACAACTGGTGTGCTGCAGAAACTTTGCGGGTAAAACATGTGTTCTAGAATTTGTATTCCACTTGTGCAAGTAGTTGAGATAAATAGATTATTTTGACAGCAGTTATTTGTCTTATAGGGTGCTCTGAACTGACATCCCAAATACTAGTGAACCTTATTGTTTAATATGCCAAATATGAATTTACTGGCTTTAAGTGCTTAGACAGCACAAAATTCAGGAAAACAAGTTACTTagtttctttttcatgttcCTTCCAGATTCACTCCAAAAAATTTACACCAACGTCCCACAGTGGCTCTTCTGTGTGGCCCCCATGTTCAG of Chelmon rostratus isolate fCheRos1 chromosome 6, fCheRos1.pri, whole genome shotgun sequence contains these proteins:
- the edc3 gene encoding enhancer of mRNA-decapping protein 3, producing the protein MAADWLGSLVSINCGPTLGVYQGEVVSVDQSSQTISLRQPFHNGVKCPVPEVTFSAIDIKELKILDIRNGNARNSSSASTKVSSAPVAVPKGDPRPVEKLNSPQHCSKSYGDRHLDVPGQPKGFRRRHNSWSSSSRGANQVTPKKNGVKNGQMKHRDDECFGDGMDDGLDTDFDFEGNLALFDKAAVFSEIDISERRNGARSRGTPQEQTPSRYRHDENILEAKPIVYRQITVPQPGAKEYCTDSGLVVPSISYELHKRLLSVAERHGLSQERRLEMTGVCASQMALTLLGGPNRFTPKNLHQRPTVALLCGPHVQGAQGISCGRHLANHEVEVILFLPNFVKMLDSVTSELTLFNKTGGTQVSSIKDLPDTPVDLIINCLDCHENTFLMDQPWYRAAADWANQNRAPVLSLDPPGSGQGQAVEAKWSLSLCLPLPLTEGAGRVYLCDIGIPRQVFQEVGIKYHSPFGCKFVIPLHSA